In Planctomycetaceae bacterium, a single window of DNA contains:
- a CDS encoding DUF86 domain-containing protein encodes MRPDERNAAYLWDMLDAAQTAQMLIDGMDFIKYSNDRRTQLAVERTLEVIGEAARRVSDDFRNAHPENPWRQIIGQRNILIHEYGEIKQERIYKVAKENIPQLIKFLKMFV; translated from the coding sequence ATGGGATATGCTTGATGCGGCACAAACAGCCCAGATGCTTATTGATGGTATGGATTTCATTAAATATTCAAATGACCGCAGGACGCAACTGGCTGTTGAACGGACTTTAGAGGTTATCGGGGAAGCGGCGAGAAGAGTCTCTGACGATTTTCGTAATGCTCATCCAGAAAACCCTTGGCGGCAAATTATAGGCCAGCGCAATATTCTGATTCACGAATATGGCGAAATAAAACAGGAAAGAATCTATAAGGTGGCAAAGGAAAATATTCCGCAACTCATCAAGTTTTTGAAAATGTTTGTTTAA
- a CDS encoding thermonuclease family protein yields the protein MKNVICWLAFIFLFYICLTEVKAYTLNDVSNIYNEYGEAKTREILKSIGNCTPEEANSLIEISIHKKTNIIEPNAYQQKKLEKTSLGRVTSVIDGCTIKIDANSTLSLIGIVVPESGDSYSKIAAIYLRNLLLGETVYIEREPNQNSSAGYDNSFVYLYRYPDGLFINEEIIRQGYGKCYTRLPFKYMAKFQSFESIASKTPKGLWKLENNSYSPAPNTIVKTNPPINRPASGDSNTSPDIVSPAPATEKYETSENNYTSDKVYVNGYYRKDGTYVKGYYRRKAKR from the coding sequence ATGAAGAACGTAATATGTTGGTTGGCATTCATTTTCTTGTTTTACATTTGTTTAACCGAGGTCAAGGCTTACACATTAAATGATGTTTCCAATATTTATAATGAATATGGTGAGGCCAAAACCAGGGAAATTTTAAAATCTATAGGCAACTGTACGCCGGAAGAGGCGAACTCACTTATTGAAATATCTATACACAAAAAAACCAATATCATAGAGCCGAATGCATATCAGCAAAAAAAACTAGAAAAAACCTCCTTGGGTCGTGTAACATCTGTGATCGATGGATGCACGATTAAAATTGATGCCAATAGCACATTAAGCTTAATCGGTATAGTTGTTCCTGAATCAGGCGACTCATATTCCAAAATAGCTGCCATCTATTTAAGAAATTTACTGCTTGGCGAAACTGTGTATATCGAACGTGAACCAAATCAAAACAGCAGCGCCGGATATGACAATTCTTTTGTTTATTTATATCGATATCCTGACGGCCTTTTCATAAATGAGGAAATCATACGTCAGGGATATGGAAAATGTTACACCAGATTGCCTTTCAAATATATGGCGAAATTCCAGTCATTTGAAAGCATCGCTTCAAAAACCCCAAAGGGTCTTTGGAAATTAGAGAATAATTCTTATAGTCCCGCACCTAATACGATTGTCAAAACCAATCCTCCAATCAATCGCCCTGCATCCGGAGATTCAAATACATCACCTGATATTGTTTCACCTGCACCCGCCACAGAGAAATACGAAACATCTGAAAATAATTATACGTCTGACAAAGTGTATGTTAATGGCTATTATCGCAAAGATGGAACTTATGTTAAAGGGTACTATAGGAGAAAAGCAAAAAGATAA
- the pelA gene encoding pectate lyase — MLYQHSNGGWPKNYDMRAILTDAQKEQILNSKNLAHTTFDNGTTFSQIKYLAQTYEKIKDEKYKDAALRGIDFTLAAQYANGGWPQFYPLEDKYTKHITFNDGAMIGIMSMLKEILDNKSYFAFVDLPRMEKIKIAFDKGIECILKCQIREDGRLLSWCQQHDEITFLPAKARAYELPSICNDEGAEITLFLMSLGNPSPEIINAVESAAKWFEESKIYGIRVEEINSTEVKFESRTSKTNKDKVVVKDANAPAIWARYYQLKTHKPFFSNRNGEILETMAEVDRERRIGYGWYTYRPQKVLNKLPKWQKKWK, encoded by the coding sequence CTGCTCTACCAGCACAGCAACGGCGGCTGGCCGAAAAATTACGATATGCGGGCGATATTGACAGATGCGCAAAAAGAGCAGATTCTCAACTCAAAAAATCTTGCGCACACGACTTTCGACAACGGCACGACCTTTTCGCAAATCAAATATCTGGCACAGACTTACGAAAAAATCAAAGATGAAAAGTACAAAGATGCCGCTTTGCGTGGGATTGATTTTACGCTCGCCGCGCAGTACGCCAACGGCGGCTGGCCGCAGTTTTATCCGCTCGAAGACAAATACACAAAGCACATTACTTTTAACGATGGCGCGATGATTGGCATAATGAGTATGCTCAAGGAAATTTTGGATAACAAATCATATTTTGCTTTTGTTGACTTGCCGCGGATGGAGAAAATTAAAATCGCGTTCGATAAAGGTATAGAGTGCATATTGAAATGTCAGATAAGAGAGGACGGCAGATTGTTGAGTTGGTGTCAGCAGCACGACGAGATAACTTTTTTGCCGGCAAAAGCACGCGCGTACGAGCTGCCGAGTATTTGCAATGACGAGGGTGCGGAAATTACGCTTTTTCTGATGAGCCTTGGTAATCCGAGTCCTGAAATTATTAACGCCGTTGAATCGGCGGCAAAATGGTTTGAAGAATCGAAGATTTACGGAATAAGGGTTGAGGAAATTAATTCGACGGAAGTAAAATTTGAGTCGCGAACGAGTAAAACAAATAAAGATAAGGTTGTGGTGAAAGACGCAAACGCACCGGCTATATGGGCGAGATATTACCAGTTGAAAACACATAAGCCGTTTTTCTCAAACCGCAACGGCGAAATTTTGGAGACTATGGCCGAGGTTGACAGAGAGCGTCGCATTGGCTATGGCTGGTACACTTACCGCCCGCAGAAAGTTTTGAACAAATTGCCAAAATGGCAAAAGAAATGGAAATAA
- a CDS encoding DUF4139 domain-containing protein — MKNSLIVLAILLFPVCLFAAESNSVSVTVYNSNFGVVKEQRMMDFEKGVNTLKFTDVAASIDPTSVSFQCLSSPGKISILEQNYEYDLVGTQSLLNKYIDKVVIISIKGSGADAGSVVDGVLLAARDNNLIIKDENNLIQIIAQDSVGHISLRSLPEGLITRPTLVWLANSETEGSEKCQVTYTTENISWKADYSAILNADENGLNFSGWVTIDNQSGAAYKDAKVKLIAGDVRRITPPQQMMKNDMVYATRAVMAEAAGFEEKSFMEYHLYTLGRPSTINNNQTKQIEFIAPVENIPAKKIYLYEPQKDQKKVQIKFEFENKKELGLGIALPKGKVRVFKKDTDGELEFVGEDEIDHTPNKEKLSLYIGDAFDITVEYKILDSKVVSSSAGVQKSRWEKRSIELRNRKDSAVTIFVDEKFSPWVNWKIEDSTHPQIKKDATTARFTVEIPADSNATLEYSVMQKW, encoded by the coding sequence ATGAAAAATTCACTTATCGTTTTGGCAATTCTTTTATTTCCGGTTTGTCTTTTCGCCGCCGAAAGCAATTCCGTTTCCGTTACGGTTTACAACAGCAATTTCGGCGTAGTCAAAGAACAGCGAATGATGGATTTTGAAAAAGGCGTTAACACATTGAAATTTACCGACGTCGCGGCGTCAATCGACCCGACAAGTGTAAGTTTCCAGTGCCTGTCGTCGCCGGGCAAAATTTCCATTCTCGAACAGAATTACGAATATGACCTCGTCGGCACGCAAAGCCTGCTGAACAAATACATTGATAAAGTCGTCATAATTTCCATCAAAGGCAGCGGTGCTGACGCCGGAAGCGTAGTGGATGGTGTTTTGCTGGCAGCAAGAGATAACAACTTAATAATCAAAGATGAAAACAACCTAATCCAAATCATCGCACAGGACAGCGTTGGACATATTTCGCTGCGGTCTCTGCCGGAAGGTCTGATTACAAGGCCGACGCTCGTCTGGCTCGCAAACTCCGAAACCGAGGGCAGCGAGAAATGCCAGGTTACATATACAACCGAAAACATAAGCTGGAAAGCGGACTACTCGGCAATTCTCAACGCCGATGAAAACGGCTTAAACTTCAGTGGCTGGGTAACAATCGACAACCAAAGCGGAGCGGCATATAAAGATGCGAAAGTTAAACTCATCGCAGGCGACGTAAGAAGAATTACTCCGCCGCAGCAGATGATGAAAAACGATATGGTATATGCGACAAGAGCAGTAATGGCCGAAGCGGCGGGCTTTGAAGAAAAATCTTTTATGGAATACCATCTTTATACCCTCGGCAGACCAAGCACGATAAATAATAATCAAACAAAACAGATTGAATTTATTGCGCCTGTGGAAAATATACCCGCAAAGAAAATTTATCTTTATGAGCCGCAGAAAGACCAGAAAAAAGTTCAGATAAAATTCGAGTTTGAAAACAAAAAGGAACTCGGCCTCGGTATCGCTCTGCCGAAAGGCAAAGTACGCGTATTCAAGAAAGACACCGATGGCGAACTGGAATTTGTCGGCGAGGATGAAATCGACCATACGCCGAATAAGGAAAAATTATCACTTTATATTGGCGATGCGTTCGACATCACAGTTGAATACAAGATTTTAGATAGCAAAGTCGTCAGCAGTAGTGCAGGTGTCCAAAAAAGCAGATGGGAAAAACGCTCTATCGAATTGCGAAACCGCAAAGATTCCGCCGTTACGATATTTGTCGATGAGAAATTTTCGCCGTGGGTAAACTGGAAAATCGAAGATTCGACCCATCCGCAAATAAAGAAAGACGCGACAACAGCGCGATTCACCGTCGAAATCCCCGCCGATTCAAACGCGACACTCGAATATTCTGTAATGCAGAAATGGTAA
- a CDS encoding polyprenyl synthetase family protein has protein sequence MTTQNPTSAYTALIANQLEEVRNFISVQLQCPDARLEQFLDYIKNRQGKMIRASVLLLCGKLLGELNHLHIGVAGTIEMIHAATLLHDDVIDSGSTRRFQPTANNIWGANQAVLLGDYLLSKAFLALSDFGRNDINKIITDTASTICQGEMVQNTCRGDFKIKVEDYLDVISKKTAVFFAASAQLAGIISNADTKTCKSLYDFGHNLGMAFQITDDLIDVLGAENNTGKTTGRDLENKVPTMPILKSIDFTKSQIAQFRQNALDIIDGFAANPAAKALKELTICATQTAL, from the coding sequence ATGACTACACAAAATCCGACATCCGCTTATACTGCGCTCATAGCAAACCAACTGGAGGAAGTCAGAAATTTCATATCTGTTCAGCTTCAATGCCCGGACGCAAGGCTCGAGCAATTCCTCGATTACATAAAAAATCGGCAGGGCAAAATGATTCGCGCTTCGGTGCTTCTGCTCTGCGGAAAATTACTCGGCGAACTAAATCATCTGCACATCGGCGTTGCCGGCACAATCGAAATGATTCACGCCGCGACACTTCTGCACGACGATGTCATCGACAGCGGCAGCACACGCAGATTTCAGCCGACGGCAAATAATATTTGGGGCGCTAATCAGGCCGTACTGCTCGGCGATTATCTTTTGAGCAAGGCGTTTTTGGCTTTGTCTGATTTCGGCAGAAACGACATCAACAAAATTATCACCGACACCGCCTCGACGATTTGTCAGGGCGAAATGGTGCAAAACACCTGCCGCGGCGATTTCAAAATCAAAGTTGAAGATTATCTCGACGTAATCTCCAAAAAAACAGCGGTGTTTTTCGCAGCGTCCGCACAGCTTGCCGGCATTATCTCAAATGCTGATACAAAAACCTGCAAAAGCCTTTACGACTTCGGCCATAATCTCGGCATGGCTTTTCAAATCACTGATGATTTAATCGATGTTCTCGGCGCAGAAAACAACACCGGCAAAACCACCGGCAGAGACCTTGAAAACAAAGTCCCGACTATGCCAATTCTCAAGAGCATAGATTTTACCAAGTCCCAAATTGCACAATTCCGCCAAAACGCTCTTGATATAATCGACGGCTTCGCCGCCAATCCAGCCGCAAAGGCACTAAAAGAACTTACAATTTGCGCAACCCAAACCGCTTTATAA
- the ilvE gene encoding branched-chain-amino-acid transaminase — protein MALKIWLNDRLVNEQDAKVSVFDHGLLYGDGVFEGIRVYSSKVFELDTHLKRLYESAKVIRLNIGMSMEDMAKATQETVKANNIVDGYIRLVVTRGVGNLGLNPFTCEKALIIIIADKIQLYPPELYERGLKVVSACTIRNHPLAIPPQVKSLNYLNNIMAKIECLDAGAQEAIMYNHEGYVAEASGDNVFIVKNSILATPPIQTGALEGVTRNVVMSLAAAEKIEVVQKNLTRFDLYVADEVFLTGTAAEVIGVVEIDSRKISDGKPGPVTQMLRKKFFEYAHGRSK, from the coding sequence ATGGCTTTAAAAATTTGGCTCAACGACAGATTGGTAAACGAACAGGATGCTAAAGTCAGCGTTTTCGATCACGGCCTGCTTTACGGCGATGGCGTGTTCGAGGGTATTCGCGTTTACAGTTCAAAAGTTTTCGAACTCGATACGCACCTGAAAAGACTTTACGAATCCGCGAAAGTCATAAGACTTAATATAGGTATGTCGATGGAAGATATGGCAAAAGCGACACAAGAAACCGTCAAGGCGAATAACATCGTTGACGGCTATATTAGACTTGTAGTTACCAGAGGCGTCGGCAATTTGGGACTGAATCCCTTCACGTGCGAAAAGGCACTGATAATTATTATCGCGGACAAGATTCAGCTCTATCCGCCGGAATTATACGAAAGGGGCCTGAAGGTCGTCAGTGCCTGCACGATTCGCAATCATCCGCTTGCGATACCGCCACAGGTAAAGAGCCTGAACTATCTGAATAATATTATGGCGAAAATTGAATGTCTCGACGCCGGCGCACAGGAAGCGATTATGTATAATCACGAAGGTTACGTCGCCGAAGCTTCGGGCGATAATGTTTTCATCGTTAAGAACAGCATACTTGCCACGCCTCCAATTCAGACCGGCGCACTGGAAGGTGTAACGAGAAACGTCGTTATGAGTCTGGCAGCAGCGGAGAAAATTGAAGTCGTCCAGAAAAATCTTACCCGCTTCGACCTTTACGTCGCTGACGAAGTTTTCCTGACAGGCACCGCCGCCGAAGTCATAGGCGTTGTCGAAATAGACAGCAGAAAAATATCGGACGGCAAACCCGGCCCGGTTACACAGATGCTTCGTAAAAAATTCTTCGAATACGCGCACGGCCGGTCTAAATAA